The Clupea harengus chromosome 6, Ch_v2.0.2, whole genome shotgun sequence genome contains a region encoding:
- the LOC105892178 gene encoding butyrophilin-like protein 2, translated as MDLLPGLLLVFVLAFQACSSGFQLQGADGPLVAQLGGSVLLPCSAETPLPLEELEVEWRRTDSDALVHLFQEGEVRPESQNEGYRDRALFTGEIAKGNYSLLLSNMTTEDAGVYSCNVYTGEESGDVRVEVKGFEYLVVNGSDQAVSLHVGEKVTLNCSVDSHAKPERMVVTWKRTDENILVLLFQDGEVLSDSSHERYRGRAEFFTSEIPKGNFSLRLKDVRTEDKGEYICEAFSGPLSANTTVTLQKTDVPPRILVLMLCVLVLVLTVGLSIPAVIHLKKKDTGLKAMTTHLLLVFCPNIILSIALFIYGLTVGKTLAAVINILRILLLFKTAPYLERFCERIKAFMKNWNVTLAHLVVAGVLNSGKE; from the exons ATGGATCTGTTGCCTGGTCTGCTACTTGTGTTTGTATTAGCATTTCAAG CTTGTTCCTCAGGCTTCCAACTACAGGGTGCTGACGGTCCACTGGTAGCCCAGCTGGGTGGTTCTGTTCTGCTGCCCTGTTCTGCTGAAACCCCCTTGcctctggaggagctggaggtggaGTGGAGAAGGACAGACTCAGATGCACTGGTGCACCTGTTCCAAGAGGGAGAAGTCAGACCGGAGTCACAGAACGAAGGCTACAGGGACAGAGCTCTATTTACAGGAGAGATTGCTAAAGGAAACTACTCTCTACTTCTCAGTAATATGACAACTGAAGATGCAGGTGTATACAGCTGCAACGTTTATACTGGCGAGGAGTCCGGAGACGTTAGGGTGGAAGTGAAAGGTTTTG aGTATCTCGTGGTGAATGGATCAGACCAGGCTGTTTCTCTACATGTGGGTGAGAAGGTGACTCTGAATTGTTCTGTGGACTCTCATGCCAAACCTGAAAGGATGGTGGTTACCTGGAAGAGGACAGACGAGAACATTTTAGTGCTGCTTTTCCAAGATGGTGAGGTCCTATCAGACTCCTCACATGAAAGATATCGAGGCAGAGCTGAGTTCTTCACTTCAGAGATTCCCAAAGGCAACTTCTCACTGCGACTGAAGGATGTCAGGACTGAAGACAAAGGAGAGTACATCTGTGAAGCCTTCAGTGGTCCTCTTTCAGCAAACACTACTGTTACACTACAGAAAACAG acGTACCCCCAAGGATTCTTGTATTGATGTTGTGCGTCCTTGTGCTTGTGTTGACTGTGGGACTTAGCATTCCAGCAGTTATTCATCTGAAGAAGAAAG ACACAGGCCTTAAAGCTATGACTACACACCTTTTGCTGGTTTTCTGTCCCAACATAATTCTCTCCATTGCTTTGTTCATATATGGCCTGACAGTGG GTAAGACACTTGCTGCAGTCATCAATATTCTAAGAATTCTTCTGTTGTTTAAGACTGCACCCTATCTGGAGAGATTCTGTG AACGCATCAAAGCATTTATGAAGAACTGGAATGTAACACTTGCACATTTAGTTGTGGCTGGAGTACTGAATTCAG GTAAG GAGTAG